A single window of Rhipicephalus microplus isolate Deutch F79 chromosome 5, USDA_Rmic, whole genome shotgun sequence DNA harbors:
- the LOC142817498 gene encoding uncharacterized protein LOC142817498, producing MQHRVPMNPTYITTRQGGVFNSAASETTFTANYNPTTRLVPAANVAGPRVSLGQLTYSVESGPTASGQDKALSRETSYRRPAASKRRKWMSEAQLAAARPHAAPPGQTTGSSARPDAEQRRLLRGHRARTSPRMAAVIANVGKSTCDSTSAAYSSATTTSTSSSSTASSWCNIDGTPVLPPRAAGTTSKAIAVPKPKACAAECTRRDVATTTDAVPRSDENWGDWMGGRLPLMVGAALLSALLVSSVVATTIAIMNWHSITVTAEQRHLPDRIAGLAHTEPIVPEVSIPRLPPQDGLVEDADEEAAQDAWRRPPSAIDSSDGDSAAEQSAIAYGNVSGGYGTSRNPMQLTSRRSVRPECGVALYTYCQQPRNEFVYRASINACLATSDDHPAQLCNRGINRFASWRECETNCVLTQPPRKACIGKTLLLGCRSKDVRTSWWWFDGRACQEWKFPWGGCPANGSAVFPTARRCTAHCTNPRYPACTAPRSAPCGSAQLKFPFFAVMTPSLTAHGDARCYRLTRRVLQSHRCLTGSNRFSTKTACELTCKKPNAQPQWWLRDLRTGDTEDPILQLSFHAYFCT from the exons ATGCAACACCGGGTGCCCATGAACCCCACGTACATTACGACGCGCCAGGGCGGTGTCTTCAACAGCGCGGCCAGCGAAACTACCTTCACGGCCAACTACAACCCGACCACTAGGCTTGTCCCAGCTGCCAATGTAGCCGGACCACGCGTCTCTCTAGGACAGCTCACGTACTCCGTCGAGTCTGGTCCGACGGCTTCCGGCCAGGATAAGGCGTTGTCTCGCGAAACAAGCTACCGGCGACCCGCGGCGTCAAAGCGCCGTAAATGGATGTCCGAGGCGCAGCTTGCGGCAGCACGTCCTCATGCAGCGCCTCCGGGGCAGACCACAGGCTCATCTGCCCGACCGGATGCCGAGCAGCGTCGACTCCTGCGTGGTCACAGGGCTCGGACGTCTCCGCGGATGGCCGCCGTAATCGCGAACGTGGGAAAAAGT ACCTGTGACTCGACCAGCGCAGCCTACAGTTCTGCCACTACAACCAGCACCAGTAGTAGCTCGACTGCCAGCAGCTGGTGCAACATTGACGGCACTCCAGTACT GCCTCCTCGCGCGGCGGGCACCACCAGCAAGGCCATCGCAGTCCCGAAGCCGAAGGCTTGTGCGGCCGAGTGCACTCGACGGGACGTGGCCACCACGACAGACGCAGTGCCGCGCAGCGACGAGAACTGGGGCGACTGGATGGGAGGCCGGCTGCCTTTGATGGTCGGCGCAGCGCTGCTGTCCGCGCTGCTTGTGTCCTCCGTGGTAGCCACCACCATCGCCATTATGAACTGGCACTCGATCACAGTAACCGCCGAGCAGCGACACCTACCCGACCGCATTGCCG GATTGGCGCACACCGAACCGATAGTGCCTGAAGTGTCGATTCCAAGGTTGCCACCACAGGACGGGCTCGTGGAGGACGCCGACGAGGAGGCCGCGCAAGACGCCTGGAGAAGGCCGCCCTCCGCGATCGACTCGTCTGACGGGGATTCGGCCGCTGAACAGTCGGCTATCGCTTACGGCAACGTGAGCGGCGGTTACGGGACTTCCAGGAATCCGATGCAGTTGACGTCCCGAAGATCT GTGAGGCCGGAATGCGGTGTCGCCCTCTACACCTACTGCCAGCAGCCTCGTAACGAGTTCGTCTACCGCGCTTCCATCAACGCCTGCCTGGCGACCAGTGACGACCACCCGGCGCAACTCTGCAACCGCGGCATCAACCGGTTCGCCTCGTGGCGTGAGTGCGAGACCAACTGCGTTCTCACACAGCCGCCGCGGAAAGCCTGCATCGGAAAGACCTTACTACTCGGGTGCAGGAG CAAGGACGTCCGCACCAGCTGGTGGTGGTTCGATGGCCGGGCCTGCCAGGAGTGGAAGTTCCCCTGGGGCGGATGCCCTGCCAATGGCAGCGCCGTATTCCCCACGGCCCGCCGCTGCACAGCCCACTGCACCAATCCGCGATACCCTGCCTGCACCGCACCGCGCAGTGCTCCATGCGGCAGCGCGCAGCTCAAGTTCCCGTTCTTCGCTGTGATGACGCCATCTTTGACGGCGCATGGCGACGCGCGCTGCTACCGGTTGACGCGGCGCGTGCTGCAATCGCACCGGTGCCTGACCGGGTCAAATCGATTTTCCACGAAGACGGCCTGCGAGTTGACTTGCAAGAAGCCGAACGCGCAGCCCCAATGGTGGTTGCGGGATCTACGGACGGGAGACACCGAGGACCCAATACTACAGCTCAGTTTTCATGCGTATTTTTGTACGTAG